In Lacrimispora indolis DSM 755, a genomic segment contains:
- a CDS encoding PadR family transcriptional regulator, whose amino-acid sequence MDKKMMAFGTSLLILKLLETKEMYGYQIIKELERQSQDLFVLKEGTLYPILHSLEQQGAIISTEKEGPNGRLRKYYILTDEGHRLLKKKELEWKQYSSVVSQILGGEIIYAGL is encoded by the coding sequence ATGGATAAGAAAATGATGGCATTTGGAACATCGCTGCTGATTCTAAAGCTTTTGGAAACAAAAGAGATGTATGGTTACCAGATAATCAAAGAATTGGAAAGACAGAGCCAGGATCTGTTTGTGCTGAAGGAAGGAACCCTGTATCCCATACTGCATAGTCTGGAACAGCAGGGCGCAATTATAAGCACTGAAAAAGAAGGTCCCAATGGCAGGCTGAGAAAGTACTATATTTTAACAGATGAGGGGCATCGGCTGCTAAAGAAAAAGGAACTTGAATGGAAGCAATATAGCAGTGTGGTAAGTCAGATACTTGGAGGTGAGATTATTTATGCGGGATTATAA